The following coding sequences lie in one Mycobacterium gordonae genomic window:
- a CDS encoding PE domain-containing protein produces MSYVTTAPGLLTTAATDLAEIGAALQAGNLGAVLPTTELAAAAADEVSAAIAALFGTHGLQYQAAAVQAASHYEQFLQNLGVAAASYAGAEAAAAQTLGDLDSLAAQGFQSLVYGPIHAAGDAWIASPFGQALDPIINTPTTLLLGRGLIGHGAAGTAANPTGGAGGILFGDGGTGYSPTAGVTPGGAGGNAGLIGNGGAGGAGFGGAIGGTGGVGGWLMGNGGLGGAGGTGGAGGQALFLGNGGAAGAGGFAGRGGLFVGVAGAGALPAAAPNTPIQIDFVRHGQSIANAQGWIDTAVPGVSLTPLGQQQAQAIANVLFPQGPYAGIFESQLLRTQQTAAPLVGMTGLAPQILPGLNEINAGLLEGLPQIPWGLPYLVGPAAWVLGFPLFPMLAPGSTDINGIVFNNNFSGAVETIYNTSLGNPVLAANGNITAAAYSSAFTIEAGTLMNVNNPNPLLLLTNQLNNTSVVVVQGDPKGGWNLVSWDGVPVGPANLPTKLFVDFRNLIVPPQIAVWNAVTGLLSGDPTTFAIAVRDGLEGVGTATANFPLAVAEDLVESLTHPSLSGLTGLPVPV; encoded by the coding sequence ATGTCATATGTGACCACGGCGCCGGGCTTGTTGACGACGGCGGCGACAGACCTGGCAGAGATCGGTGCGGCCCTGCAGGCCGGGAACCTCGGTGCGGTCCTTCCGACGACCGAACTGGCGGCAGCGGCCGCCGACGAGGTCTCGGCAGCAATTGCGGCGCTGTTCGGCACGCACGGCCTGCAGTACCAGGCGGCGGCTGTCCAGGCGGCTTCCCATTACGAGCAGTTCCTGCAGAACCTCGGCGTTGCGGCGGCGTCGTACGCGGGTGCGGAGGCCGCGGCCGCGCAGACCCTCGGTGATCTGGATTCACTTGCCGCTCAAGGGTTTCAAAGCCTGGTCTACGGTCCGATTCATGCCGCCGGCGACGCCTGGATCGCCAGCCCCTTCGGTCAGGCGCTGGACCCGATCATCAACACGCCCACGACACTACTGCTGGGCCGCGGGCTCATCGGCCACGGGGCGGCCGGCACTGCGGCCAACCCCACGGGTGGGGCCGGGGGCATTCTGTTCGGCGATGGTGGCACAGGGTACTCCCCGACCGCCGGCGTCACGCCGGGCGGCGCGGGTGGGAACGCGGGCCTGATCGGCAACGGCGGCGCCGGGGGTGCCGGTTTTGGCGGCGCGATCGGCGGCACCGGCGGCGTCGGCGGCTGGCTGATGGGCAACGGCGGTCTGGGTGGGGCCGGCGGTACCGGAGGTGCCGGCGGTCAGGCGCTGTTCCTGGGCAACGGCGGCGCCGCGGGCGCCGGCGGGTTCGCCGGTCGGGGCGGGCTATTCGTCGGCGTAGCCGGGGCGGGCGCACTTCCTGCGGCCGCCCCGAACACGCCCATCCAGATCGACTTCGTGCGCCACGGGCAGTCGATCGCCAACGCGCAGGGCTGGATCGACACCGCGGTGCCGGGCGTCAGCCTGACGCCGCTGGGTCAGCAGCAGGCCCAAGCCATCGCGAATGTCCTTTTCCCGCAAGGCCCGTATGCCGGAATATTCGAGTCACAGCTGCTGCGGACGCAGCAGACCGCCGCGCCTTTGGTGGGCATGACGGGTCTGGCCCCGCAGATCTTGCCCGGGCTCAACGAGATCAATGCCGGCCTCTTGGAGGGTCTGCCCCAAATCCCCTGGGGCCTCCCCTATCTCGTGGGCCCGGCAGCCTGGGTGCTCGGCTTTCCGCTGTTCCCGATGTTGGCTCCGGGATCCACCGACATCAACGGAATAGTGTTCAACAACAACTTCTCCGGTGCCGTGGAGACGATCTACAACACCTCGCTGGGCAACCCGGTTCTGGCCGCGAACGGCAACATCACCGCAGCCGCGTACTCGAGCGCGTTCACCATCGAGGCGGGCACCCTGATGAACGTCAACAACCCGAACCCCTTGCTGTTGCTTACCAATCAGCTCAACAACACCAGCGTCGTCGTCGTTCAGGGCGACCCCAAGGGGGGCTGGAACCTGGTCAGCTGGGACGGTGTGCCGGTGGGTCCGGCAAACTTGCCGACCAAGCTGTTCGTCGATTTCCGGAACCTGATCGTGCCCCCGCAGATCGCGGTGTGGAACGCGGTCACGGGTCTGCTCTCCGGCGACCCGACCACGTTCGCGATCGCGGTCCGCGACGGCCTCGAAGGGGTCGGCACCGCGACGGCGAACTTCCCGTTGGCGGTTGCCGAGGACTTGGTCGAGTCCCTGACTCACCCCAGCCTGAGCGGTCTGACCGGCCTGCCCGTCCCGGTCTAG
- a CDS encoding SDR family NAD(P)-dependent oxidoreductase, whose product MIKLKGAVVCVTGGARGIGRATAAELAARGATVWIGDLDADECHRTAREIGVNAAHLDVTDESSVAAFHRAASAAGPVSMLVNNAGIQYMGPFVEQQLSAYHREVAVNFVGVINGMHQFLPGMLERNYGHIVNVASMAAKVTTPGISVYCATKYAVAALSRAVRAEIADTDVTITTLMPTAVHTELTAGVSLDLLPTRQPEQIAAAIVDSARRPGREVTVPWWLAPFGAIEEVTPEPLMQRLKRIATRNEPPGHFDEQRRRGYLDRIG is encoded by the coding sequence ATGATCAAGCTCAAGGGTGCCGTCGTGTGCGTTACCGGCGGCGCACGCGGCATCGGACGCGCCACTGCCGCCGAACTCGCCGCGCGCGGAGCCACCGTGTGGATCGGCGATCTGGACGCCGACGAGTGCCACCGCACCGCGCGCGAAATCGGGGTCAATGCGGCTCATCTCGATGTGACCGACGAGTCCAGCGTCGCGGCGTTTCACCGCGCCGCATCCGCGGCCGGCCCGGTTTCGATGCTGGTCAACAATGCCGGCATCCAATACATGGGACCATTCGTCGAGCAGCAGCTGTCGGCATACCACCGTGAGGTGGCGGTGAACTTCGTAGGTGTCATCAACGGGATGCACCAGTTCCTGCCCGGCATGCTCGAGCGTAACTACGGCCATATCGTCAACGTCGCGTCGATGGCAGCCAAGGTCACCACCCCCGGAATCTCGGTTTATTGCGCGACAAAGTATGCGGTAGCGGCACTTTCGCGAGCGGTGCGCGCCGAGATCGCCGACACCGACGTCACCATCACCACGTTGATGCCGACCGCCGTGCACACGGAGTTGACCGCGGGCGTGTCACTGGACCTCTTACCCACCCGCCAACCCGAGCAGATCGCCGCGGCGATCGTCGACAGTGCGCGCCGGCCGGGGCGGGAAGTCACCGTGCCGTGGTGGCTGGCACCCTTCGGAGCCATTGAAGAAGTGACGCCAGAACCGTTGATGCAACGCCTCAAACGGATCGCAACCCGAAACGAACCACCCGGGCACTTCGACGAACAGCGCCGCCGCGGCTACCTGGACCGGATTGGCTAG
- a CDS encoding alpha/beta fold hydrolase, with translation MITEPESFATEGVGGVRIVADRQGDPAARPVVFLHGGGQTRRSWGRAAAAVARRGYQAVTVDLRGHGESDWSNEGDYRVTSFAADVVEVLRGLPPQPVLVGASLGGFTSMLLAGETAPELASAVVLVDIVPNMEQSGANRIHAFMSDRVESGFGSLEEVADAIAEYNPHRPRPTDLDGLTTNLRRRGDRWYWHWDPKFISGTAAFPPFEVTDADRMHAAVAAILRNGLPMLLIRGQMSDLVSQERAEEFLARFPQVEFADVRGAGHMVAGDRNDIFAGAVLDFLARHIGD, from the coding sequence ATGATCACCGAACCCGAGTCGTTTGCCACCGAGGGGGTTGGCGGCGTCCGCATCGTCGCCGATCGGCAAGGTGATCCGGCCGCGCGCCCGGTGGTCTTCCTGCACGGCGGCGGCCAGACCCGCCGATCCTGGGGGCGGGCGGCGGCCGCCGTCGCCCGGCGCGGGTATCAGGCCGTCACTGTCGACTTGCGCGGTCACGGCGAGTCCGACTGGTCCAACGAAGGCGACTATCGGGTCACCAGTTTCGCCGCCGACGTGGTCGAAGTGCTGCGCGGCCTGCCGCCGCAACCGGTGCTGGTGGGCGCCTCGCTGGGTGGGTTCACCTCGATGCTGCTGGCCGGGGAGACCGCGCCGGAACTGGCCAGCGCCGTCGTGCTCGTCGACATCGTGCCGAACATGGAGCAGTCGGGGGCGAACCGGATCCACGCCTTCATGTCGGACCGGGTCGAATCGGGTTTCGGCTCGCTGGAGGAGGTCGCTGACGCGATCGCCGAGTACAACCCACACCGTCCCCGCCCCACCGACCTGGACGGCCTGACCACCAATCTGCGCCGGCGCGGCGATCGTTGGTACTGGCACTGGGACCCGAAATTCATCAGCGGCACCGCAGCTTTTCCGCCGTTCGAGGTCACCGATGCCGATCGCATGCACGCCGCGGTAGCGGCGATCCTGAGAAACGGCTTGCCCATGTTGCTGATTCGGGGCCAGATGAGTGACCTGGTGAGCCAGGAACGCGCCGAGGAGTTCCTGGCGCGCTTTCCGCAGGTGGAGTTCGCCGACGTCCGCGGTGCCGGTCACATGGTTGCCGGTGACCGCAATGACATCTTCGCCGGGGCCGTACTGGACTTCCTTGCCCGACACATCGGTGACTGA
- a CDS encoding enoyl-CoA hydratase yields the protein MNTAEGSYVRLASNSGVSTIQLINSEPLNIIGSPAISELTNALRTAGQDRDLRVVVLRGSGERAFIGGADINEMVALDQTSGEVFIRLLSGLCEAIRECPAPVIARLAGWCLGGGLEVAMSCDLRVAESGARFGMPEVAVGIPSVIHAALMPALIGAGHSAWMLLTGETIDAATALSWGLVHEVVAPEELDARLAQLTTRLSGFGPAAVRQQKRLLNKWFEMPVHEAIEDSVGEFGRAFLTGEPQRHMQSFLARKSRKA from the coding sequence ATGAACACAGCGGAGGGTAGTTATGTCAGACTCGCGTCGAACAGCGGCGTGTCAACTATCCAGCTGATTAATTCAGAACCGCTGAATATCATTGGCAGCCCCGCGATTTCAGAGCTCACCAATGCGTTGCGTACGGCCGGACAAGACCGCGATCTGCGCGTCGTCGTGCTGCGCGGCTCGGGTGAGCGGGCCTTCATCGGCGGGGCCGACATCAACGAGATGGTCGCCCTCGACCAAACAAGTGGTGAAGTGTTCATCCGGTTGTTGTCGGGCCTGTGCGAGGCGATCCGCGAGTGTCCCGCGCCGGTCATTGCCCGTCTTGCCGGCTGGTGCCTGGGCGGTGGCCTGGAAGTCGCGATGTCCTGCGATCTGCGGGTCGCCGAGTCTGGTGCCAGGTTCGGCATGCCGGAGGTGGCCGTCGGTATTCCGTCGGTGATCCACGCGGCACTGATGCCGGCGCTGATCGGGGCCGGGCACTCAGCCTGGATGCTGCTCACCGGCGAGACGATCGATGCCGCCACGGCCCTGAGCTGGGGACTGGTCCACGAGGTGGTCGCGCCCGAAGAGCTTGATGCCCGCCTCGCGCAGCTCACGACGCGACTCAGCGGATTCGGGCCGGCGGCGGTCCGGCAGCAGAAGCGGCTACTCAACAAGTGGTTCGAAATGCCGGTGCACGAGGCGATCGAGGACAGCGTGGGGGAGTTCGGCCGGGCGTTCTTGACAGGCGAACCGCAGCGACACATGCAGTCGTTCCTCGCCCGGAAAAGCCGAAAAGCGTAA
- a CDS encoding serine/threonine-protein kinase, with translation MQGTTFGRYQFIELLGRGGMGEVWRAYDTETQRVVAVKVLPANLANDPTFEQRFRREALAAAGLNDPHVVPIHHFGEIEGRLYVDMRLVVGRDLQAVIAEGPLEPERAVNIIEQIASALRAAHRIGLVHRDVKPSNILVTEDDFAYLIDFGIARAAGDSHMTGTGNVIGTWAYMAPERVTTGQTDPSGDTYALGCVLHECLTGSQPFPGNSLEQQIGGHLSLPPPRPSAIRRGIPEELDNVVATAMAKTPQQRYPTVTDMAAAAREAVTGTRPIPLRRAEPAQQRTQLAPPPKQPPPGPPPPRQPPPRRGPGYVDPAQRRPPPEPQRRPPPEPGPYRQPSEPKLYRPPMEPGPQRPPTDPTQRRPNLDPNQPRHPNEEPTQFRVSSEPAPAAAPPSSAETPTGKTGKNRRTPLILAGAAVLLVVIAVVAGIVLSNGGKSGDNQAAEHSSTGEPSSVPGNGGPFTGTYTADFGPKLSLAGKEVANSEPPAKETWILRSTCTGDNNSGCVATAQRTDGPYNHTPKLVFDDVRGRWIAVALEGGNCNDKPIEKWNYVWLQPHADGTMVGEWITDSLDCYSKRSVTFTRVGDADLNSLPNPAEESAREISPAEALHGSYHLLTTYTGANAPKPQEADYNVDTICLRTGDRCLSRFVRNGSSGTQLLLFANNVWTRDDEYDASCPAGGTSHVRIKGSFPLPEPQQDPITVLTGSGTKDESGSACKGGPYDMKFNRTGG, from the coding sequence GTGCAAGGTACGACATTCGGCCGCTACCAGTTCATCGAGTTGCTGGGTCGCGGCGGTATGGGCGAGGTGTGGCGTGCCTACGACACCGAGACCCAGCGTGTCGTCGCGGTGAAAGTGCTGCCCGCCAACCTTGCCAACGACCCGACCTTCGAGCAGCGATTTCGCCGCGAGGCGCTGGCTGCTGCCGGGCTCAACGACCCGCATGTGGTGCCCATCCACCACTTCGGCGAAATCGAAGGCCGCCTGTATGTGGACATGCGACTGGTCGTCGGCCGCGACCTGCAGGCCGTCATCGCCGAGGGCCCGCTGGAACCCGAACGCGCCGTCAACATCATCGAGCAGATCGCCTCGGCGCTGCGGGCCGCCCATCGGATCGGCCTAGTGCACCGAGACGTCAAGCCGTCCAACATTCTGGTCACCGAAGACGACTTCGCCTATCTGATCGACTTCGGCATCGCTCGCGCGGCGGGTGATTCGCACATGACCGGCACCGGCAATGTGATCGGCACCTGGGCTTACATGGCTCCGGAACGCGTGACCACCGGTCAGACCGATCCGAGTGGCGACACCTACGCCCTCGGCTGCGTGCTGCACGAATGCCTGACCGGCAGCCAGCCGTTCCCGGGTAACAGCCTTGAACAGCAGATCGGCGGACACCTCAGCCTGCCGCCGCCGCGGCCGTCGGCGATCCGGCGCGGCATACCCGAAGAGCTCGACAATGTCGTCGCCACCGCGATGGCCAAGACACCGCAACAGCGCTATCCGACGGTGACCGACATGGCCGCGGCCGCCCGGGAAGCTGTCACCGGGACCCGGCCGATCCCGTTGCGCCGGGCCGAACCGGCGCAGCAGCGAACTCAGCTGGCGCCGCCGCCCAAGCAGCCGCCGCCGGGTCCGCCGCCGCCGAGACAGCCGCCACCACGGCGCGGTCCCGGGTATGTCGACCCGGCGCAGCGTCGGCCGCCGCCCGAGCCGCAGCGCCGCCCCCCTCCGGAGCCCGGTCCGTACCGACAGCCGTCGGAGCCGAAACTGTACCGGCCGCCCATGGAGCCCGGCCCGCAGCGGCCCCCCACCGACCCGACCCAGCGCCGGCCCAACCTGGATCCCAATCAGCCCCGGCACCCCAACGAGGAGCCGACGCAGTTCCGGGTCAGCAGCGAGCCTGCGCCGGCAGCCGCGCCGCCGTCGTCGGCGGAGACCCCGACCGGCAAAACGGGCAAGAACCGTCGCACCCCGCTGATCCTCGCAGGTGCGGCTGTATTGCTGGTGGTCATCGCGGTCGTGGCCGGCATCGTGCTGAGCAACGGTGGGAAGAGCGGTGACAACCAGGCCGCCGAGCATTCGAGCACCGGAGAGCCGTCGTCGGTGCCGGGCAACGGTGGGCCGTTCACCGGTACGTACACGGCCGACTTCGGCCCGAAGCTCTCCCTGGCCGGCAAAGAGGTGGCGAATTCCGAACCACCGGCCAAGGAGACCTGGATACTGCGGTCGACATGCACCGGCGACAACAACAGCGGATGCGTCGCGACCGCGCAGCGTACCGACGGGCCCTACAACCACACCCCGAAACTGGTGTTCGACGACGTTCGAGGACGCTGGATAGCGGTGGCGCTCGAGGGTGGTAACTGCAACGACAAGCCGATCGAGAAGTGGAATTACGTCTGGCTGCAACCGCACGCCGACGGCACCATGGTCGGCGAATGGATCACCGATTCGCTGGACTGCTATAGCAAACGCTCGGTGACCTTCACCCGGGTCGGAGACGCCGATCTCAACAGCCTGCCCAATCCTGCTGAGGAGTCCGCCCGCGAGATTTCTCCAGCCGAGGCGTTGCACGGCTCTTACCACCTGTTGACGACCTACACCGGCGCCAATGCGCCCAAGCCGCAGGAAGCGGACTACAACGTCGACACCATCTGTCTGCGCACCGGGGATCGTTGCCTGAGCCGATTCGTCCGCAACGGCAGCAGCGGTACCCAACTGCTGTTGTTCGCCAACAACGTGTGGACGCGCGACGACGAGTACGACGCGTCCTGTCCGGCCGGCGGAACGTCGCACGTCAGGATCAAGGGCTCGTTCCCGCTTCCGGAGCCGCAGCAGGATCCGATCACGGTGCTCACCGGCAGCGGCACCAAAGACGAGTCGGGAAGTGCGTGCAAAGGCGGCCCCTACGACATGAAGTTCAACCGCACCGGCGGCTGA
- a CDS encoding WS/DGAT/MGAT family O-acyltransferase, with protein MSKTARRLGPQDMLFLYGETSSTMMHVGGLMPFTPPPDAPRDFLRQLVDESKANDVVEPWNLKLSHPDLLLSPIQSWVYDDKFDLDYHVRRSALASPGDERELGILVSRLHSNALDLRRPPWEMHFIEGLEGGRFAIYVKMHHALIDGYTGQKMLARSLSTDPHDTTHPLFFNIPTPGRVSAVTEDGGGGGVAGSLLSSLGGAVGNLGGVISGVGSVLGSVAGAGRSTLDLTKALINTQLRSDNEYRNLIGSVQAPHSILNTRISRNRRFATQQYELDRLKKIGSANDSTVNDVALAICGGSLRRFLDELGELPAKSLIAMLPVNVRPKDDEGGGNAVAAILGTLGTNIANPLERLAAVTATTRMAKAELAKMNRDAILAYTAALMAPFTMQLASALSGVKTPLPHAFNLTVSNVPGPQDILYLRGSRMEASYPVSLVAHSQALNITLQSYASTLNFGFIGCRDTLPHLQRLAVYTGEALDELEEASGC; from the coding sequence GTGAGCAAGACCGCCCGGCGGCTGGGTCCGCAAGACATGCTGTTCCTGTACGGCGAGACGTCCAGCACGATGATGCACGTCGGCGGGCTGATGCCGTTCACTCCGCCGCCTGACGCGCCGCGCGACTTCCTGCGCCAACTCGTCGACGAGAGCAAGGCCAACGACGTCGTCGAGCCGTGGAACCTGAAGCTCAGCCACCCGGACCTACTGCTCAGTCCGATCCAGTCGTGGGTGTACGACGACAAGTTCGACCTGGACTACCACGTCCGGCGCTCGGCGCTGGCTAGCCCCGGCGACGAGCGCGAGCTCGGAATCCTGGTGTCGCGCCTGCACAGTAACGCCCTGGACCTGCGCCGCCCGCCATGGGAGATGCACTTCATCGAGGGCCTCGAGGGCGGACGCTTCGCGATCTACGTGAAGATGCACCACGCGCTGATCGACGGCTATACCGGGCAGAAGATGTTGGCCCGGAGCCTGTCGACCGACCCGCACGACACCACGCACCCGCTGTTCTTCAACATTCCCACCCCCGGCCGGGTTTCGGCGGTGACGGAGGATGGCGGCGGCGGCGGCGTTGCGGGCAGTCTGCTCAGCAGCCTCGGTGGCGCGGTGGGCAACCTGGGTGGCGTGATCAGCGGGGTGGGCAGTGTGCTCGGTTCCGTCGCGGGCGCCGGACGGTCCACGCTCGATCTCACCAAGGCGCTGATCAACACTCAGCTGCGCAGCGACAACGAGTACCGCAACCTGATCGGCTCGGTGCAGGCGCCGCACAGCATCCTTAACACCCGCATCAGCCGCAACCGCCGCTTCGCCACCCAGCAGTACGAGCTGGATCGGCTGAAGAAGATTGGCTCAGCAAATGATTCGACGGTCAATGACGTAGCGCTGGCAATATGCGGCGGCAGTCTGCGGCGATTCCTCGACGAACTCGGGGAATTGCCCGCGAAGTCACTGATCGCGATGCTGCCCGTCAATGTGCGCCCCAAGGACGACGAGGGTGGCGGCAATGCGGTCGCCGCCATCCTGGGAACGTTGGGCACGAACATCGCCAACCCCCTGGAGCGGTTGGCGGCGGTCACGGCGACGACCCGCATGGCCAAAGCCGAACTGGCGAAGATGAACCGCGATGCGATCCTGGCCTACACCGCCGCGTTGATGGCGCCGTTCACCATGCAGTTGGCCAGCGCGCTCAGCGGGGTCAAGACCCCGCTGCCGCACGCCTTCAATCTGACCGTCAGCAATGTGCCCGGCCCCCAGGACATTCTCTACCTGCGGGGCAGCCGCATGGAGGCTTCCTACCCGGTGTCTCTGGTCGCGCACAGCCAGGCGCTCAACATCACCCTGCAGAGCTACGCCAGCACGCTGAATTTCGGGTTCATCGGGTGCCGCGACACGCTGCCGCACCTGCAGCGGTTGGCCGTCTACACCGGAGAGGCCCTCGACGAGTTGGAGGAGGCCAGCGGTTGCTGA
- a CDS encoding serine/threonine-protein kinase produces MTFGSGSVVDDEGTPFGRYRLIELIGRGGMGEVWRAFDTETQRVVAVKVLSANLANDPTFVQRFRREALAAAGLNDPHVIPIHHFGEIDGRLYVDMRLINGRDLQSMIADGVMDPGRAVTIIEQIASALHSAHQIGLVHRDVKPSNILVTPNDFAYLIDFGIASAAGEARMTHTGSVIGTWAYMAPERLNQGQTDPRSDTYSLACVLHECLTGSQPYPGTSIEQQIGGHLGLPTPRPSAFRKGLPIQLDGVIAIGMAKNPDQRYATPVEMAAAARAAISQPGKAPAQHHTPAPVPVQASVPRNYYPAAPVSNTDATQYRQYVPPAAGPDVPPSSNPPPVSPTRSVATTSSRPPNRKRRRAVVASGILAAIAVIALVAVFALIPDDKSGPATTPLANSGPITGAYTVSFGPSIGLSGKPEPGMEPPGQETWNLRSVCGAKGCVATAARSAGSFKHPTTLVFDDINGRWIAVALDTERCGNEDIEEWHWIYLLPRPDGSLAGEWIDDSVRCYSKRSVTFTRTGDADIAGLPDPTTLPARVASPALGLRGFYRSRVTTATGQPKLGDQDFSVDTFCLRAGDRCLSRFVLTDFTDHQLFIFANNAWTENSEEDVPCPAGGTSRVRMTGVFPLPKPAQDPITSLSGHGLEDATGSACKGGPYDQVFTRIRD; encoded by the coding sequence GTGACGTTCGGTTCAGGGAGTGTTGTGGACGACGAGGGCACGCCGTTCGGCCGCTATCGGCTGATCGAGCTGATTGGCCGCGGTGGCATGGGTGAGGTCTGGCGAGCCTTCGACACGGAGACCCAACGCGTGGTCGCCGTCAAAGTGTTGTCGGCGAACCTCGCCAACGACCCGACTTTCGTGCAGCGGTTCCGACGGGAGGCGCTAGCCGCGGCCGGGCTCAACGACCCCCACGTCATCCCGATTCACCATTTCGGCGAAATCGACGGCCGCCTCTACGTGGACATGCGCCTGATCAACGGGCGCGATCTACAGAGCATGATCGCCGACGGTGTCATGGATCCGGGACGCGCGGTGACGATCATCGAGCAGATCGCCTCGGCACTGCACAGCGCGCACCAGATCGGGCTGGTGCACCGGGACGTCAAGCCGTCCAACATCCTGGTCACACCCAACGACTTCGCTTACCTGATCGACTTCGGGATCGCCAGCGCCGCGGGCGAAGCACGGATGACTCATACCGGCAGCGTGATCGGCACCTGGGCCTATATGGCCCCCGAACGGCTCAATCAAGGTCAAACGGACCCGCGCAGCGATACGTATTCGCTCGCCTGCGTTCTGCACGAGTGCCTGACCGGCAGTCAGCCGTACCCAGGGACCAGTATCGAACAACAGATCGGCGGCCATCTCGGCTTGCCGACGCCGCGGCCCTCGGCGTTCCGCAAAGGTCTGCCCATCCAACTCGACGGCGTCATCGCGATCGGGATGGCCAAGAATCCCGACCAGCGCTACGCGACTCCCGTCGAGATGGCCGCGGCGGCCCGTGCGGCAATCAGTCAACCGGGCAAGGCGCCCGCCCAACACCACACCCCGGCGCCGGTGCCGGTGCAAGCCAGCGTGCCGCGGAACTACTATCCCGCCGCGCCGGTTTCCAACACCGATGCGACGCAGTACCGGCAATACGTGCCGCCTGCCGCCGGTCCCGATGTCCCGCCCAGCTCCAACCCGCCGCCCGTCAGCCCAACCCGGTCCGTAGCGACGACGTCATCGCGACCGCCGAACCGGAAACGTCGACGCGCTGTCGTGGCGAGCGGAATTCTCGCGGCGATCGCCGTCATCGCCCTGGTCGCCGTCTTCGCGCTGATCCCGGATGACAAAAGTGGTCCCGCGACCACCCCGCTCGCCAATTCCGGGCCGATAACCGGCGCCTACACCGTCAGCTTCGGCCCCAGCATCGGCCTGTCGGGTAAGCCAGAGCCAGGCATGGAACCACCCGGGCAGGAGACGTGGAATCTGCGATCGGTGTGCGGCGCGAAGGGCTGCGTGGCTACGGCGGCCAGAAGCGCCGGATCCTTCAAACACCCGACGACTCTCGTATTCGACGACATCAACGGACGCTGGATCGCGGTGGCGCTCGACACCGAGAGATGCGGCAACGAAGACATCGAAGAGTGGCACTGGATCTACCTTCTACCGCGTCCAGACGGCAGCTTGGCCGGCGAGTGGATCGACGACTCCGTCAGGTGCTACAGCAAACGCAGCGTGACGTTCACCCGCACCGGCGACGCTGACATCGCTGGCCTGCCCGACCCGACCACCTTGCCCGCCCGGGTCGCGTCCCCGGCACTGGGACTTCGCGGCTTCTACCGCTCGAGAGTGACGACAGCAACCGGCCAACCCAAGCTGGGCGACCAGGACTTCAGTGTGGATACGTTCTGCCTGCGCGCCGGAGACCGGTGCCTGAGCCGTTTCGTGCTGACAGATTTTACCGATCATCAGCTGTTCATCTTCGCCAACAACGCATGGACGGAGAACTCCGAAGAGGACGTCCCGTGCCCGGCCGGCGGCACCAGCCGGGTCAGGATGACCGGAGTGTTCCCGCTGCCCAAGCCTGCCCAGGACCCGATCACCTCGCTCTCCGGACATGGCCTGGAGGACGCCACGGGCAGCGCTTGCAAGGGCGGCCCCTACGATCAGGTCTTCACGCGCATCAGAGATTGA
- a CDS encoding alpha/beta fold hydrolase, with translation MTTLRTIELHGDRVAYRDEGAGEVLLLIHGMGGNSNNWRPMIPMLAKKYRVIAPDLLGHGQTAKPRGDYSLGAFAVWLRDLLDTLGIPRVTIVGHSLGGGIAMQFAHQHPDYCERLILISSGGLGNEVNRTLRLASLPGSGVLLQLASARPVIKVRMAVAALGNRSDLSHHWEAHAALANRENRQAFLRTLRAVVDGSGQAVCALTRLHSNADRPVLIITGDQDPVIPVDHAYAAHRAMPHSRLRIIPGAAHHPHTEHAETVARLITEFISSQEEHREAAVSLADWSAAQRAGSEHAAPRVSRQRTRRHLQAVPTPDESLCG, from the coding sequence ATGACTACTCTCCGAACGATTGAACTGCACGGCGACCGCGTCGCGTACCGCGACGAAGGGGCCGGCGAGGTGCTGCTGCTGATCCACGGAATGGGCGGCAACTCGAACAACTGGCGGCCGATGATCCCGATGCTGGCCAAAAAGTACCGCGTCATCGCGCCGGACCTGCTGGGCCACGGTCAGACCGCCAAGCCACGGGGTGACTACTCGTTGGGCGCTTTCGCGGTGTGGCTGCGGGATCTCCTTGACACCCTTGGCATTCCGCGAGTGACGATTGTCGGCCACTCGTTGGGCGGCGGCATCGCGATGCAATTCGCCCATCAGCACCCTGACTACTGCGAACGGTTGATCCTGATCAGCAGCGGCGGCCTCGGCAACGAGGTGAACCGGACGTTGCGGCTGGCATCGCTGCCAGGTTCGGGTGTGCTGCTGCAACTGGCGTCCGCCAGGCCGGTGATCAAAGTCCGGATGGCAGTCGCGGCGCTGGGCAACCGATCGGACCTCAGCCACCACTGGGAGGCGCACGCCGCGCTGGCGAACCGGGAGAACCGACAGGCGTTTTTGCGCACGCTGCGCGCCGTCGTCGACGGCAGCGGACAGGCGGTCTGCGCGCTGACCCGTCTGCACTCCAATGCCGACCGGCCGGTGCTGATCATCACCGGGGATCAGGACCCGGTGATCCCGGTCGACCACGCCTACGCCGCCCACCGGGCGATGCCGCACAGTCGACTGCGCATCATCCCGGGCGCCGCCCACCATCCCCACACCGAGCACGCCGAGACGGTGGCCCGGCTCATCACCGAATTCATCAGCTCGCAGGAGGAGCACCGGGAGGCGGCCGTGTCACTGGCCGACTGGTCGGCAGCGCAGCGCGCCGGGTCTGAGCACGCCGCACCGCGGGTCAGCCGGCAACGCACGCGCCGGCACCTGCAGGCGGTGCCTACTCCGGACGAATCCCTCTGCGGCTAG